One window of the Zea mays cultivar B73 chromosome 3, Zm-B73-REFERENCE-NAM-5.0, whole genome shotgun sequence genome contains the following:
- the LOC100383960 gene encoding Receptor-like serine/threonine-protein kinase ALE2, with product MFDAGSPRPAPHKSNSTSAPSHGYPGSTAPAPVRLPPPKGKGEGNFAHAPNHPNQYHSTSYSPGSALPPAHPPDIPAFRKPKILAPAPSQSLLPPPTNSYCTTPCSDPLTNSPPGMTCLCVLPIKVELRFGIALYTFFTLVPELAQDIASGVFMNQSQVRVMGANAAPDDPEKTIVFIDLVPLGPKFDNATAFSVFERFCNKQVIINHNHFGKYDVLYVLYQGLPPSPPAASMNNGLSNVNGPSLHPLAADVGNYRERKGRHVIIIIILSSVCAFILCAGAALVLYFKLRNHIHLTEASLVPTKPTGPVSAMVGNRLESRPISASPSFSSSLVAYKGSAKTFNLVEMERATLGFDESRIIGEGGFGRVYEGILEDGERVAIKVLKRDDQQGTREFLAEVEMLSRLHHRNLVKLIGICTEGHSRCLVYELVPNGSVESHLHGSDKGAAQFDWNARLKIALGAARALAYLHEDSSPRVIHRDFKSSNILLEHDFTPKVSDFGLARTALGEGNEHISTRVMGTFGYLAPEYAMTGHLLVKSDVYSYGVVLLELLTGRKPVDMLRPPGQENLVAWAGSLLTSRDGLESIIDHSLGRSIPFDSIAKVAAIASMCVQPEVDQRPFMGEVVQALKLVCNEGGEFNESTFSQDLHIQDVEVMSRASTDVDVDPTLSAELFTSSARYDAIDAPGSFRRYSSSGPLRVGRTGLNKERGLSTGSSSEHVGLQRFRIDGE from the exons ATGTTTGATGCAGGTTCCCCTCGTCCTGCTCCACATAAAAGTAACAGTACTTCTGCACCAAGCCATGGATATCCTGGTAGTACTGCACCTGCACCTGTACGTTTGCCTCCGCCAAAAGGAAAGGGAGAAGGAAATTTTGCTCATGCTCCAAACCATCCCAATCAATACCATTCAACGTCATATTCTCCAG GATCAGCTCTACCACCTGCGCATCCACCTGACATTCCTGCATTTAGAAAGCCCAAGATTTTGGCACCAGCGCCTAGTCAATCGCTGCTACCTCCACCAACAAATTCAT ACTGCACGACGCCCTGCTCAGATCCTCTGACCAATAGTCCTCCAGGAATGACATGCCTCTGTGTGTTGCCAATAAAAGTTGAGCTTCGCTTTGGTATAGCATTGTACACATTCTTTACACTTGTCCCCGAACTTGCACAAGATATTGCATCGGGAGTGTTCATGAATCAAAGTCAAGTTCGTGTTATGGGGGCAAATGCTGCACCTGATGACCCTGAAAAGACAATAGTCTTTATTGATCTTGTGCCACTGGGACCAAAATTTGACAATGCGACGGCATTTTCAGTATTTGAAAGGTTTTGTAATAAGCAGGTCATCATAAATCATAATCATTTTGGAAAGTATGACGTGTTGTATGTTCTCTACCAAG GCCTTCCTCCGTCACCACCGGCAGCAAGCATGAACAATGGTCTTAGCAATGTAAATGGTCCAAGTTTGCATCCGCTTGCTGCTGATGTGGGAAATTATAGAGAAAGAAAAGGCAGGCACGTTATTATAATAATTATTCTATCAAGTGTGTGTGCTTTTATTTTATGTGCTGGAGCTGCACTAGTGCTTTATTTCAAGCTTCGAAACCACATCCATTTAACTGAAGCGTCACTTGTGCCAACAAAACCTACAG GTCCTGTTTCTGCAATGGTTGGGAACAGGCTAGAAAGCAGACCTATTTCGGCATCACCATCCTTCAGCTCAAGTTTGGTGGCATATAAAGGATCTGCCAAAACATTTAACCTGGTTGAGATGGAGAGAGCTACACTAGGATTTGATGAGTCCAGAATTATTGGTGAGGGTGGTTTTGGGCGTGTCTATGAAGGTATTCTTGAGGATGGAGAACGGGTTGCTATCAAGGTTTTAAAGCGGGACGATCAACAAGGTACCCGGGAGTTTTTGGCTGAGGTCGAGATGCTTAGCCGATTGCATCATAGGAACTTGGTTAAGCTGATAGGTATATGCACAGAGGGGCATAGCCGATGTTTGGTTTATGAGCTTGTTCCGAATGGCAGTGTGGAATCTCACTTGCATG GATCAGATAAGGGAGCTGCTCAGTTTGATTGGAACGCTAGGCTCAAAATTGCACTTGGTGCAGCACGCGCACTTGCATATTTGCATGAGGATTCAAGTCCACGTGTCATACACCGTGATTTCAAGTCCAGTAACATCTTATTGGAACATGACTTCACCCCAAAGGTGTCAGACTTTGGCTTAGCAAGGACAGCTTTGGGTGAGGGAAACGAGCATATTTCAACTCGTGTCATGGGAACTTTTGG GTATCTTGCTCCTGAATATGCAATGACTGGCCATCTTCTAGTAAAGAGTGATGTTTACAGCTACGGTGTTGTTCTTCTTGAGCTTCTTACAGGGAGGAAACCGGTAGATATGTTAAGACCTCCTGGACAGGAAAACTTAGTGGCATGGGCTGGTTCTCTTCTGACAAGCAGGGATGGTCTGGAATCAATCATAGATCATTCACTTGGGCGCAGCATTCCATTTGACAGCATCGCAAAAGTAGCAGCCATTGCTTCTATGTGTGTTCAGCCTGAGGTGGACCAGCGCCCATTCATGGGTGAAGTAGTTCAAGCTCTAAAGCTGGTATGCAATGAAGGCGGCGAGTTCAATGAGTCAACCTTTAGCCAAGATTTGCATATCCAAGATGTCGAGGTTATGAGTAGAGCAAGTACGGATGTAGACGTTGACCCAACGCTATCTGCTGAGCTGTTCACTTCATCAGCGCGTTATGATGCTATAGATGCCCCTGGTTCTTTCCGAAGATACTCAAGTTCAGGTCCTCTAAGAGTAGGGAGAACTGGACTGAACAAAGAGAGGGGCCTGTCAACAGGCAGCTCAAGTGAACACGTTGGGCTACAGAGGTTTAGGATTGATGGAGAATAG